ATATAGTCAAACTCTTAAAATTGCAGCATTTTGCATTTGCTTTcagttaaatttatttgattaaatgtttaatatttGGTTAATTCAAACAACGAAACCTTGATCAGAGAGAGGTACCCAAAGCGTTGTCTAGTTGGAGTGATcataacaaacaaaacaaactcTGTCAATTTTAGTCATAATAGAGAATGAGTGACATAATAAACCCATCACCATCTCCATCCtcaaatataacttaaaatatattaaagaaaattgatataattgattcaaaattcaaattaaatacaccaactttcttttaatcaattttacttatatttgatACAGGAGGGAGTAGCATCTAACCTTGATAGCTCAACCGCTGCAAGACAAACATTTTGTTAACACTTCCTCTTAAAGCCCATCCATCATCCATCGTATTATGACAAACATTTTgctatatatttaaaatagattataaAACTAGCTTGTAATATGCTCTTAAGAGGTTACCAGCTTAATTTTATATGCTCTCATGATAGTTTACTAattaatttgaaagaaaaaaaaaaactaatgtcAAATCTATTCTTGTTCTCTTTGATTGTAGAGCAAGTTACATAGAAACACTTCAATTACCATTATCTTTTAACAAGAATTTAGTTATAAGAATTCAATCATATAAAgatcatataaaattttgttattatcaTGGACATCGGTTGAACCACCCACGATATTAAAGAACTTTACAACCCTATAACTAAAATGAAATTACTCTCCAACTCTCATTTCTTTCCCCCTCTCTTCGTCAATACTTTCTTCACCGGAGATTTTACACTTTTAGCCTTCACAGGAGCTTTCTTAGCTGCCACAGCTTTCTTAGGTGCTGCAGCAACTTTCTTCCCCGGTGTTGTTCTAGTCGACGTCCTTGCGGCCTTCACGGGTTTCTCCTTCGGTTTCACAGCTGCTTTCACCTTGGCAGCAACTTTGGGCTTAGCAGCAGCAGACTTGGGCTTAGCAGCGGCAGACTTGGGCTTCACATCAGCAGGCTTGGGCTTCGCAGCAGGCTTGGACTTTGGCTTCGCAGTAACAGATTTAGACTTCGGCTTCTCGGCAGTCTTTGATTTCACTGCCTTAACCTTGGCAGATGGTTTCGGCTTGGGCTTGGGCTTTTCCGCTACGGCCTTCTTCTTCGTTGTAGTCACTGAAGGCTTCATTGCCGGAGAAAGCTTGAATGAACCTTTAACCTTAACAAGCTTTCCAGAAGCAACATTCTTCTTCAAATTGTGAAGCAATAGCTTCTTGAAATTCGGAGGAAGCTGTTTATATTTCTCTTCGATGAATTTTGCAATAGCGTATTGGCTTGAACCTGTCTTCTCCTTTAAACTCACAATTGCATCCTTAATCATCTGAAATTGAATCAGTAATCAATAATTAGAtctaattaacaattaattaaaaatggagTACTATAGAAAAGAGTGAATTGGATCTAACCTCTTCGTAAGTGGGATGTGAAGTAGGGTTTCGTGGTTTGGAAGTTTTCTTAGGTTTGGTTTCCTTGGCTTTCTTCACCTTCTGCGATTCGGATTTTGGTTCCTCAATCTCCTTAGCTGGTGATTCGACGGTGGCTGGTTCGGGTGCTGCAGCAACAATTGGCTCTTCTGTTGCCATTGAAATGTTTGGGGTTAAGAAAAGACTAGAAAAGTAATTGAATTATTAGATTATGTGTTAAATGAAGTTTGAATATTGGTGTGAGAAAATACGTTGAGTTTTGATAGTTTAAATAGTGGAGGACATTTATGACCGTATATAATTACTTAATTCTCATTGGTTCAAAGACTCGTTATACGGATTGATTCTTTATTCAAGTTTGAACGTGAGCCATTGGATGGAGTTTTTATCGATGGTTATTATGGTGCGTATTTGATGTAGGCTGAGTAATAATGTTATTATGGCTCTGAATTGGAAGTGCTATTACTTGATTAGGGTGTGCTTTTTGACTTGATTCATTTGCTTGTAACTTGAGTTTTACTTTATGAATAGGGATGCGGTTTTTTCAGGCTTCTAATATTTTATGTGAGCTTTCTTATGAGTGTCTCCTCGTGTTGGATGGATTTGTGGGTTGGgagaaattttgttttgaagttAGAATGGTCATGACTTGTGTTTTTAGttgtattattaatatatttttttaattaaggaaATGTTTTAATTTGGGATGAGATTAATATAACCCTTGGAAAACAGATTAACATAGAATTTTATTGTATCAAGAATCATGAAAATCTAATAAGATTTAAATATGGAACAATGGCTTAGAAAATTGTTGAAGTTTAACAAGTTAACCTCTTTGTTCTCAAGTTTTGTAGCTAACAACAAAATTGCTATTCATATTTTGGTACAACGTTAGTTTGCataaattcaatatattaaTAGCTATTAGGTTATTTCATGTGTTTTGTTATTAATCGATTTGTTGTTGAACTATgtattgatcttttatattacataagttttcaacaatttttttaaaggttaGTTTGTTGAACaaacatttaaattataatatagttaaaattaatctgATTCATTGTATTCACTAAAATAGAATTGACACTTGAAtctcctaaattttttttatagtagaatggcaaattataaaattattttagtaattCTTTGTGCCATCACCGCCGCTCTTTCAAATACATTTGTCCGGATGAATATAGAGAACGTGGTtgtgtaaaattataaaattatcatgtgaagaatgattttgagtaaacTTTTACATATAAGTTTGATTGAAAGTATggaaatagttaaaatttataagaaaaaaatatatgttttaaaaaattaaagataaataattattaattgtaatAAGATTATGAACATCAAATTATATAATTCTATAGGATAATTGTGGTTTGAATATGATTATCGATTGTAACTAATTTCGGTTAAATcttacatatattaattaatatagatattgtgGTTGTTGGGTTATCTTTGCCATATGTTTGAAACTAATATTTGAATGTGACATGTTATTTATGCTTCTTTCTTGTTACATTAATTAACATAATCAAATGACATGCATCATGTTTATCATACGTGTAGATCCTCATGtagatatatatgtatatagactaaaatttattttactaattttgtTAATTGTTAAATTTGCAACATTTTATTAGGcccaatttttaagattataacAAGGTCTCAAAAATCTTTAAAACAGTTCTGgatcaaatacattaaatttttgttgactaaattataattcagaaatttgttataaaaaaataaaaatcggaggaaataatttataaaaaaaatttaaaaaaacaactaatataactagaaaataaaataaatttttcaaccTAAATTCAACTATTTGAGTTGTAAATTTTATCtaaagatataaaaatcaaacgaAATGTTCATATGATCACAATAATTTaaccaaaactaattaaattagtttgatattttttaaggaTTTGAGTCCAAGTTGAACTAAACTAATAATTtcaacatttattaaaatataatttaacgtaattttaaaatagattgttTAATACTCAAATCAACACTATATCGTTTATCAACGCTATATATCAATATTGATATCCTAAACAATAttgtgtttatatatatatatatatatatatatatatatatatatatatatattgtttttgtcCTTGTAGTTTAGagggatttttttttaataatccttattttaaaaaaatattattaaattactctcttttaaaaactatataccaaaatactttttattttttaattataagtcaTTTTTGCAAATGACAACTTATTCACGAAAGTTCGAGTTTGCAAAAGCGACATCTTTaagggaattttttttttatattcaatttaatattaaattaacaaaaaatatatatatatatatatatatatatataattcataaaaaaaataacataaattttataaaaattatgtagATTCACTAAAGTTGTGTGTAATATTTGGACGACGTTTTCGAGTATCTCCGGTTAACCAACATATTCCACaatttttgaacattttttctCTAACGTCCATTTCAGTTTTAATACGGATACTTTTTAAacgacatttttttattttatgcacTTTAGAATTGTGATACAATATATATTTCACCTTTATATGTGGCATAGTATCCTTCATCGGCTATAGGTAGAAACTCTTCTTTGTAGATGTTGAATAcattaacaactttatacacgTCAGTCAAAagcactaaatagttttgacgaacgtaagattttgtaaaatttgagaTGTTGTTTTGtatgaatgaattttaattaattatatatatttttttgttaacttaaaaaaaatctgtATGTAAGAAGTCCCTTTTTTAGAAGACAacttctttaattaaaaaatatatatattccttTAAGGAAGTTGTCATTTGAAAAGTTGACttgtaactaaaaaaaaaagggtattttggtatataatttttaaaagagagTAGTTtgggaaaaaaaattgaaataagggttattaaaaaatattcccTAGTTTAGAACGTtatattaatagtgtaaaaattTGTATACGTCTACGATGtatagatattttatattatcaattaatcataaccgttaaattaataaaataatttaaattttattataatcacTTTTAAAGTCACACTTATGAATGTTTGTGATGTtttttacattataaaaaattttacactaacaaaacataatagctaaactttaaaatataagtgtttacaaaaaaaaatagatttttaaaaataaatttttaattattaaaaatgtcaactaaaatttaatatattatctcTATAATAAGTGTTAAGAGTTTGAtcgtcaatatattttttataatttaaaacctaaaattcttatatacaatATTTATACTCCAATAATTTCGTTCAAATTCCGCTATTGTTGAGCAGAACTATGTATGTTGGGTGATAAGCTTCATTattccttaaaaaaatattgttaagcTTCATTATTCAAAATGGTTAATAGTATCAACTTGTATATGTATCACAAAAAGATGTCtcgataatataaaaaaataaaaataaattgatttatatattttttaattgttcacTATATTTATATAAGGTGAATGGCACATATGTCAGAAATATTACTTTCataatatgtatttaattaacACTTTTCTTAAATCAATTGCTTAGTAAATGTTATTggcaaaattgaaaattatgtgAAGATAAGATTTAAAAGAATTAACAAATGGATAATGATAAGAGTTAAACAATTTTAATGAGATGACTATCAATAGGGACACCGTGGCCAAAACGCGAAAAATACTAACATAAAATAGACACTTGACTTAGATAAAGCCTTGCTCCAAATGTTTGATTACGACATAAAAAGCCGCTATAAACCTCAAGCATTAATGTGTTGATCGAGGTAAAAATATCGTCAATCAACTTGAGAAGGTCGAAAATGGATTTGCAGCTAAAATAGAGATATCTTATAAAATAGACACTCATAATCTAACTTTCGATGAAGTAATTGAAGCACATCTTAATGATCTCGTAGGGTTGAACAACGAGGAATGTTTCGACATCAACATCAACATCAATCTAATAAATGATGATCTCAAAGAATTCATTATAGGGACGTCTGATGGATTTCAAGGCTCTGAAACAAGTTCAATGTCAATAATGCCAACAGAGTTCAATGCTAAATGTGCAGATATTTCCAACGacatgtaattaaaatatttgagtgCAGGTTGGATACTCGTGGAGGAAAATATGATAATCGTATGTGTCAATCGGATTAGACTGAGCGACTAAAGAACAAAGGGAACATTTACGTCCACCCAAATAGGTGCTCATAAACAGTGGAGTGCCAGTGAACATAATTGCAAGAACCATATTCAAAGGAGGGATCAAATTTAATGACCAATAATCTGGCCATAGTTGATTTCTATGGCTTcagttaaataaaatagatttatatGGCTTcagttaaataaaatagatttatatGGCAAAGCGTCCCTAATAAATGAAATAGCCATGTTAAATTTGAAAGCAGACTTGTGAAAAGAAAAACTAGA
The genomic region above belongs to Cicer arietinum cultivar CDC Frontier isolate Library 1 chromosome 4, Cicar.CDCFrontier_v2.0, whole genome shotgun sequence and contains:
- the LOC101510135 gene encoding histone H1, whose amino-acid sequence is MATEEPIVAAAPEPATVESPAKEIEEPKSESQKVKKAKETKPKKTSKPRNPTSHPTYEEMIKDAIVSLKEKTGSSQYAIAKFIEEKYKQLPPNFKKLLLHNLKKNVASGKLVKVKGSFKLSPAMKPSVTTTKKKAVAEKPKPKPKPSAKVKAVKSKTAEKPKSKSVTAKPKSKPAAKPKPADVKPKSAAAKPKSAAAKPKVAAKVKAAVKPKEKPVKAARTSTRTTPGKKVAAAPKKAVAAKKAPVKAKSVKSPVKKVLTKRGGKK